The window TGACAGAGGTAGAGGAGTAGCTGTCAGgggcccgggtaggagcctgggccccttagagaacgtcaggcaggcaaacggtggtggccgtctgcaggagtaccggtacagcaaccggcggaaccgtacggaccgggcctgggttggagcccgccggtcctgaaccttGGAGTCAACAGTGTtccggagcaccaacaggagggtactcagaccccgtcctagcttagaagccactgagtataggcaaattgactgactgctggccggacctcacgggtgcatccacacccaaagtcccgaaagaaggcaaaagcccaccgagactgggtgagcgccaccgccaagggccaaacacccgacgggccagcgcctgcgggcaaccgagggctcctccggcagctcaacgcctgggagcgggctaccactgcttaggcaggggggccgaaacacaaacatctagaggtgcacgggaaaaggggccaccatcaaccccacaggggacatcagcagccggccgtgggGACAGACCACtaccaaactttggtttaccagtgactcttgagtgtgaatcaatcgtgagtacaccagcgccatccgggcacgacgctacaccgcggcacggcgccctgcaccccgacgacaacatcaTCCCTTACAGTCCAGtcccccaccggggccccgggacacaccgcccctacccacggaggggctaacatctcagctgcggccgcaacaccgatcccggatgagcccgtcATCacttcagcagcagcggtggtgcatcccccatcatcacgacccgtgggtggcgtcatgacccgttacacaaccaccaacccccccccaccgcctccccttaacaagagcgacatggcccccggtccggaggcgttcgtgccaccgagaacccgaacccggacctcgagtggctcggcccgagcaagtggAGGAAGCAGCCAgacccctctcagggtggtacacatTCCTTTAGTTTAATGCTGGAAACTGTATGTGTTCAATGTCTGCAGACCTGACAGCGATCATCCCCTGGGCTGTGTTTGAGTATTTGCATACCACCTGATTTGGAAGGAGCCAAGGGCAACTGTGATATTTTAATTTTTACCTAAAGTTATTTTAAGCCTCATTTTCCTTTCTATTATTTTGCATTGCGTGATTTAATGGAAAGTTGGCACAATATCATATGCATTTGGTACATTTAAGTTGATGCAGCAATTATTTCAAGAGGTGGATTGACCCCTTAGTGACCAGGGAGCCAAAGTTTTAGGATTGTgtgatgttgttttttttttgtttttttttttgtttttttcctcccaggCACAATGAAAGCTTATCTATGGAAATggagctttttatttttttatttattttttttttttctttcatacaaATTCAATGTTGTAGGGAAGCTTTTATTTTGCCTAGACATGACTCTTAACAGTCATCGACAATTGATTGCTAAAGGCCTATAAGATTAGCTTAATTTACGATATTGTGGAGCATGTAATATACTCCGATTAGATGGACGTAACATTGCCACATTACATCTTCATATCCCCAACCAGACCATAGGTCTAATGACTAATGATGTGCGAGCACTACTGTGTTCCATATTGGTTAATAGCAGTTGGATGCCCAGACGTGCCCATCTCgagtaccagagtataatggaagttaatggggaacttTTAGTATTTTTCTAGGAAATGtgtaaaatgctcaagttccccattgacttgcattatactctggtactcgagtcaagcccatctgagcatccaactgcttatgATGAGCGCCAAGCACCcacgcatggtagtgctcgctcatcactagttccgagtactgtgcacccaagcatggtagtgctcgctcatcactagttccgagtactgagcacccaagcatggtagtgctcgctcatcgctagttccgagtactgagcacccaagcatggtagtgctccctcatcgctagttccgagtactgagcacccaagcatggtagtgctccctcatcgctagttccgagtactgagcacccaagcatggtagtgctccctcatcgctagttccgagtactgagcacccgagcatggtagtgctccctcatcgctagttccgagtactgagcacccgagcatggtagtgctccctcatcgctagttccgagtactgagcacccgagcatggtagtgctccctcatcgctagttccgagtactgagcacccgagcatggtagtgctcgctcatcgctagttccgagtactgagcacccgagcatggtagtgctcgctcatcgctagttacgagtactgagcacccgagcatggtagtgctcgctcatcactagttacgagtactaccatgctcattgatgactgtgtgtgtgtgtgtgtgtgtgtgtgtgtgtgtgttattagtCTGGTTCTTGTCTAACATATAGATGTGGATTGTTAGGATTGAGGCAAGCGCCATAAAACATAGGCCCACAGCCTTTGTTGGTGTTACCGATAGCAACAAGTCAGATTGTAGTGtttttaggtttttggtttttttttttcagggcAGGTTTCAAAATGAAAGCTGTAATGTGATTGTTTTTTCTGTGAGACCGGTTGTGAGCTTGAACTGTTGTGGCTGAAGGTGACTTTCAGGACGACTGAACAccgtgaagatttttttttttttttttctccctgcagTCTGGTGGATTAGTACCAAACAACCAGTGTACTGATGTAATAAATTCCTTGAATGTTTGATGCTTCTTGGCCTGGTTCTCTCCCCTCACTCTTGTGAGCTGATTAAGGTCATTTGGTATAAGTGTGTTTTCAATGTTTTACCTTTTACTGACTTAGGTTAATTTTATTGTAAAGTAAATGACTtgaattatttttttaaccccctcAATGCCCCAAAAAAAATCTGGGTAGAAAAGAAGACAATCCTATTCTTTTCCGAATGCCAGGATCTGACTCGTGACATTACAGGCCCAAATCACTAGGAGTGTGGTGACGACACTGCCTGACGGGTGCAGTGTTGTCATGGAGACCATGTGGAGTTAATTCACCAAATACATAATTGATAGCCTCACATATGCACTCATAAACCACCACGAAGGCCAGATAGGGGGTAGATATTGttaaaagaggatgtccagctcttcagacaAAGAATCATAGATATTGTTGCATTTGGTGGCTTAAATTGTAGGCCTCCATGACAACACTCCATGTTGAAActtgtgggccccaatgcaaaatttccAATAAATTATCACAGGTGTTTAATAGTGCTGGTCTGCTCATATGGGCCCCCCTCCCCCAAAGCTCTGGGACCCAGGTGCGGCTGAACTCCCTATAGTGACATTGCATATGACAAAATCGACAAGGGAGTACGCTGAGATCTGAATCTCCCAACCATTTAGCTGTAGTCTTTATTCGTGAGTTTGTCTCAATAAGAGAACCCATTTCTTTTTGCCCTTTTTAGAGATATGGAAATCTGCATGTGTACTGCTTTAATAAGACCCCCCTAGCATTTAATGACGAAATTCACAACTAGATGACACAacccaccattttattaaaaaggaAAACTTACTTCAGCGATTCCCCCTTCTGCGATTtacagggttattcccatctctaagacccTATCCTAATATGTACTTGTAGCATCAGCCGCCatcacctctaattagaaatgtagtatagttcttaacATTCACTGTCACTTCATGTGCTGGACATTATaggactttaggtatccatggttacaaccacgactATAATTACAGTTGGGGTGCGCTCACACAAACTGCATGatttgcacgagtctcgcatcgcatcatccggcacggccgcacacctaGAAATGCATAAAGCCAACCTGCTTCTGTCAGAAGAGAAGCCGGATGATGAGAACTCGTACGAGTTATACGGCTCATGTGAGTGCACCCTTAGTTAGATATCCAtgcttatgaccacgagcaacaaaggtcttgcaatgctctgcacatgaggtaagcaacatagtgaatcaggagagctatattacatttctaattgtaggtatttgctgTGATTTATTATTTATATgttgggataggatattggagatgggaatacccctttttaaTGCTTCTTGATCACTTGTCAGACATCCCCACACACGAacactgcatccaatcactggCTTTGTTGTTAGGATTGCTGCAGTCGGTCACGATGTCCATGTGTTGGGAGCCCACCACTGCATCAGGAAGCAGACAGAAGCTGGGGACTGGTGCTGAAGCGGGAGTCGTGGGATATTGGAGAAGCAAATGTTGGTTCATGTTACATGGACTCCAAAGTTTTTTATTattgccccccccctccacataccaATCAGTCAAAACACCGCTCTTGAGTGCTCCATAGTAAAGGTATCGTCACACTtagtgatgctgcagggatcactggagcatccCTACATGGTCGCTggcgagctgtcaaacaggcagatctccacagcgatcagagatcagccaccagcgacctgtgtaacgacgctgtgtttggagccggcttctagaagctgcagacgctggtaaccaaggtaaatatcgggtaaccaagcaaagcctttgcttggttacctgatgtgtaccttggttacctgcGTCTGCAgaaaccggctccctgcacattcagatcgttgctctcttgctgtcacacacagcgatgtgtgcttcacagcgggagagcaacgaccaaaaaatggtccaggactttCAGCAAcaatcggcgacctcacagcagggggccaggtcgttgctggatatcacacacagcgacatcgctagcaagatcgctgttgagacgtggccttaagagcaTTATACAGGCTCAAGAGTGTCTCTATGGGTGCATTCATTACACTGCGTGGGATGGTGTGTGGACCCCTAGACTTACTATTGATCCCATATAATCAGCTAATCAGGGGGTCCAGGTGACTATAGAGCGATTGGTGGGGGTTTGGGATCCAGAGCCACAGCAATCTAACATTTTGCAGCTTCTGTAACACTGGAAACATTTTAACAAATTTCATCTTTTAAAGGATAAGTATCTGAGCctttaaagcattttttttttttttttttttttttttttaataaataattctACATTTTGAGTAAATGGGCAGTTAATTTAACATTAGGGTAAGATGTGGGAAACCTATTTCTAGTGAACTAAAGTTTATTAATGGAAATAATTAGTCTTATACTATGTAATGCacgttatatttattttatttttatatttttttacaggTATGAGAAATGAGTGTTGGAAGGAGAAGATTAAAGCTGGTGGGGATCCTAATGATGATAAATTTCTTCATTTATGTCATTGTCGAAGTTTCAAAGAGCGACAGCCAAGACAAAAATGCGAAAGGACAGGTTCTATTACCCACTGGCAAATTTTGGAAGAAACGCGCACCAAGTGGAGGCTATTGGAATAGAGAGCAACAAAAGCTCGACAGATTGTACAATCCAATTCTAAATTTGCTCAATAACGTTACCGTGGAGGAGATGGTGGCTTTCAACGCAAGTCTCCTAAATTCATGCGATATGGATACAAATATTCAGGGCGACATCAAAGACTTTCTGAACTTGCCAGACAGATTTAAAGACTTCCTTTATTATTTAAGATGTAAGAACTATTCTCTGGTGTTGGATCAACCAGATAAGTGTAAAGATAAGCCATTCTTGCTGCTGGCCATTAAATCCCTTACTCCACAGTTTGATAGACGACAAGCCATACGGGAGTCTTGGGGCAAAGAAATTAAAGTTAATAACATGACTGTTGTCAGGGTGTTTCTTCTTGGAGATACTCCTCAGGAGGATAATCATCCTGATCTTTCTGGCTTAATAAAATATGAAAGCGAGAAGTATAATGACATCCTTCTTTGGAATTACAAGGACACTTTCTTTAATTTAACTCTTAAAGAAGTGCTCTTTCTCAAGTGGGTAAGCCATTCCTGTACAGATGTTCAGTTCATCTTTAAAGGAGACGATGACGTTTTTGTGAATACACATCAGATCCTGGATTACTTGAAGACGTTGTCCGCAGTGAAAGCCAAAGATTTATTTGTTGGGGATGTGATCAAGGATGCTGGACCTCATAGGGACAAAAAGCTAAAGTACTACATTCCTGAGAGTCTGTATGAAGGTTCCTACCCTCCCTATGCTGGGGGCGGAGGCTTCCTTTATTCCGGCAATCTTGCTTTAAGACTCTACAATGCAACATCTAGAGTTCTCCTTTATCCTATCGATGATGTGTATAC is drawn from Anomaloglossus baeobatrachus isolate aAnoBae1 chromosome 3, aAnoBae1.hap1, whole genome shotgun sequence and contains these coding sequences:
- the LOC142294969 gene encoding N-acetyllactosaminide beta-1,3-N-acetylglucosaminyltransferase 2-like, with amino-acid sequence MSVGRRRLKLVGILMMINFFIYVIVEVSKSDSQDKNAKGQVLLPTGKFWKKRAPSGGYWNREQQKLDRLYNPILNLLNNVTVEEMVAFNASLLNSCDMDTNIQGDIKDFLNLPDRFKDFLYYLRCKNYSLVLDQPDKCKDKPFLLLAIKSLTPQFDRRQAIRESWGKEIKVNNMTVVRVFLLGDTPQEDNHPDLSGLIKYESEKYNDILLWNYKDTFFNLTLKEVLFLKWVSHSCTDVQFIFKGDDDVFVNTHQILDYLKTLSAVKAKDLFVGDVIKDAGPHRDKKLKYYIPESLYEGSYPPYAGGGGFLYSGNLALRLYNATSRVLLYPIDDVYTGMCLEKLGLAPEKHKGFKTFDIEEKQKNNMCSYSNLILVHPRKPQEMIKIWSKLQDSSLNC